Part of the Faecalibacterium duncaniae genome, GGAATTGCTGGTAAAATATAAGTTGTGTGTAATTTTGGCATCCTTGCCCTCTCAGCCAAAGCCTGTCGGCTTTGCCAGCTCCCCCGAAGGGGGAGCCAACGCATCTGGAAGGAGAAGTGCTGCAGATCTGCAGGGCCTGTACCTGGAGCAGCAACCGACTCTCCCTTTGGGAGAGCTGGCTGCGAAGCAGACTGAGAGGGCAAGCCAGTTTACGGAGAATTACCAATGTAACGTGAGATTGACCGAATAAAGAGCCATTCTGATTCAGGAGAAATCAATATATGACAAATCGTGAAGAGATCGAGCGCCGCCGGACGTTTGCGATCATCAGCCACCCCGATGCCGGCAAAACGACCCTGACCGAAAAGCTGCTGCTGTACGGTGGAGCCATCAATCAGGCCGGTTCCGTCAAGGGCAAGCAGAGCGCCAAGCACGCTGTGTCCGACTGGATGGATATCGAGAAGCAGCGCGGTATTTCTGTCACTTCCTCTGTCCTGCAGTTCAACTATGCAGGCAAGTGCGTGAACATTCTGGATACCCCGGGCCATCAGGACTTCTCGGAGGATACCTACCGTACCCTGATGGCAGCGGACTCCGCTGTCATGGTCATCGATGCTGCAAAGGGCGTTGAGGCCCAGACCATCAAGCTGTTCAAGGTCTGCACCCTGCGTCACATCCCCATCTTTACCTTCATCAACAAGATGGACCGCGAAGCCCGCGACCCCTTTGAGCTGATGGAGAACATCGAGGAGATCCTGGGCATCAAGACCTACCCCATGAACTGGCCCATCGGCTGCGGCAAGGAGTTCAAGGGCGTGTTCGACCGCAATACCCGCAAGGTGCTGGCTTTCTCCAGCGACGGCCGCGCCAACGGCGTGAAGAAGGTCAACGAGACCGAGGCCGAACTGGGCGATGCTGCACTGGACGAGCTGCTGACCCCCTACCTGCACCAGCAGCTGGTGGACGAGATCGAGCTGCTGGACGGCGCTGCCGAGGAATTTGACCTCGACAAGGTGCTGCGCGGTGAGCTGAGCCCTGTGTTCTTTGGCTCTGCTCTGACCAACTTCGGCGTGGAGCCCTTCCTGGAAAACTTCCTGCGGCTCACCCCCACCCCGCTGGCCCGTGTGGACAGCCTGACCGGCGAGCCGGTGGACCCCTGCCGCGACGAGTTCTCGGCCTTCATCTTCAAGATCCAGGCCAACATGAACAAGGCCCACCGTGACCGCATCGCCTTTATGCGCATCTGCTCCGGCAAGTTCGAGCGCGGCATGGAGGCTTACCACGTGCAGGAGGGCAAGAACATCAAGCTGGCCACCGGCACCCAGCTGATGGCGCAGGATCGTGCCATCGTGGATGAGGCCTACGCGGGCGATATCATCGGCCTGTTTGACCCGGGCATCTTCTCCATCGGCGACACCCTGTGCACCGGCAAAAAGAAGGTCGAGTTTGCGGGCATCCCCACCTTCTCACCGGAGCATTTTGCCCGCATCGAGCAGAAGGACACCATGAAGCGCAAGCAGTTCGTGAAGGGTATGGAGCAGATCGCCCAGGAGGGTGCCATCCAGATCTTCCGCGAAGTCGGCGGCGGCATGGAGGAGGTCGTGGTCGGCGTGGTCGGTGTGCTGCAGCTGGAAGTGCTGGAGTACCGCCTGAACACCGAGTACAACGTGGAGATCCGGATGCAGCAGCTGCCCTTTGAGCAGCTGCGCTGGGTGAAGAACGACCCCGACACCTACAACCTGCGGGATCTGGATCTGACCAGCGATACCAAGGCTGTGGAGGATATGAAGGGCAACCGTCTGCTGCTGTTCACCTCTGATTGGGCCGTCCGCTGGGCTGAGACCCACAACGACACGCTGGAATTGAGCGAGTTCGGCAATATCTGATTGGAAAAAAGAGAGCTGCTGTGCGGAGCTGACTCGCACCGCAGTTCTCTTTTTTATAAAAAAGCAAAAATACAACAAAAGATGCCAGCCTCTGTATGAATGGTTCCCATTGCGGGGAACACTGCTGGCATGGAGGGAAACGTATATGGAAAACCTGAACATTGGCCGCAGCGGCATCGAAGTGCCTTTTCTGGGCATGGGCACCTGGGCCATCGGCGGCGGCAGCTGGTGGGGCGACAACGATGATGCCCTTTCGGTCAAAGCCATCCAGACTGCTGTGGAGCAGGGCATCCGGTGGATCGACACCGCGCCCATCTACGGCCTGTACCACAGCGAGACCGTGGTGGGCGAGGCCCTGAAGCACATCGACCGGGACAAGGTGGTGCTCTCTACAAAATGCGGCCTGGAGTGGCGGCACGAAACACCGGTGCTCCACAAGGTCGTGGACGGCACCGCCGTCTACCGGGACCTCTCGGCGCAGAGCATCATTGAGGACGTGGAGGACAGCCTGCGCCGCCTGGGCACCGACCACCTGGATGTGCTGTACACCCACTGGCAGAGCCCGGAACCCGGCCTCTATCCGCTGGAGGAGACCGTGGAGGCCATGATGAAGCTGAAGGAGCAGGGCAAGATCCGCGCCATTGGTGCGTCCAACGTGACGGCGGATCTCATCCGGGGCTACTGCCGGTACGGGCAGCTGGATGTCATTCAGGAAAAGTACAGCCTGCTGACCCGCCGCATCGAAAAGCAGCTCCTGCCCACCTGCAGGGAGCTGGGCGTTTCGGTGCAGGCCTACTCCCCGCTGGAGCAGGGTCTGCTCACCGGCAGGGTCACCATGGAGACCACTTTCCCCGAGGGCAGCACCCGGAACAGCAACCCCAGCTTCCAGCCTGCCCGCCGGAAGCAGGCGCTGGACCTGCTGGCCAAGTGGGACGACCTGACCGGGAAATACGACTGCACCGTGGCCCAGCTGGTCATTGCCCTGACGGCCCGGATGATCCCCGGCCTGCATGTGCTGTGCGGTGCCCGCACCCCGGAGCAGGTGCTGGACAATGCCGGTGCACTGAATATCAAACTGGATGGCGCGGATGCCGTCCGCATGAAGTGGGACGTGGATGCCATTTCCTGAGCCGGTGCTTCAGAACAAAAGCAGATAACCAAAAAGGGACGATGCCGCAAAAGCATCGTCCCTTTTTGGTTATTTGTGCTCCTTCAGCTGGCAGAGGAAGTCATCGGCTTCGATGGCCTCCGGGGTGAAGGAATTGTTCTTCCACCAGCTGACCAGCGCGGTGGCAATGGTCAGGCCGGTGGAGACCAGCTGCTCCAGCTCTGCCGATTCAATGGGCAGGACACGGTGGCCGGTGGCGCTGAGCACCTGATTGGTCAGCGCCAGTGCCAGCGCCGCCGTGCGGGCCAGCGTGGCGGGAGAGATCTTGCATTTCTTCATGGGGAACTCCTTTCTTTTATAGGATGGTACGGTCGAGCCCCGCCCGGTGGAGCAGGGCGGGATAATCCTTTTCGGTGCGGCTCAGGTCCACGGGGCCGGAGATGCCGGGTACCCTGCCCCTGCTGGTGTACTGCCACATTCCGTGCCTGCGGGCCGGGCGTTTGCCCCGGTAGTCCGCCAGCCAGAGATCGAAGGGGGCCAGTGTGTCCATGTGCAGGGCGGTATCTGCAAAATGGGTGTAGGTGTATACCATGGCGTACAGGCCCCAGTGCTCCAGCTGACGTGCCGCCCCGGCAACAAGGGCGGAGAGCGCGTCCGGTGTCAGAGCACGCAGGCGGGCATCCTCCACGTCGATGGCAGCGGGCAGCTGAAGCCGCTTTCCCCTGAGGGCATCGTGCAGGAGGGCCAGCTCAGCATCCCGCTGTGGGGCGGTAACGGCACAGCTGTAATAGTAGATCCCCACCGGGATGCCCAGCCGGATGCAGGCAGAGTAGTTTGTTTCAAACATGGGGTCGATGTAGGACGTGCCGCTCCTGCTGCCCAGTGCGCGCAGCATCACGCCGTGGACCCTGCCGCTGGCTTTTACGGTATCCCAGTCTATGCGGCCCTGCCAGCGGGAGACATCCAGCACCGTGAACATCAGGTGGCCTCCAGCAGGGTCTTGAGGGCGGCGGGAGTGACGGTGTCCACCACCAGACTGCCATCGCTGCGGATGGACAGCACCCGCAGGAGGGCACCAGCCTGCGGGGCCACCGGGGCAGGCAGCGCGCCTACGTCCTGCGCGTCCAGCACCACCGCGCCGCCTTTGCCGTTGACACTGAGCAGGGTGCCGTCCTCGGGGGCAAAGGATTCGGCGCGCAGGGCGGCGCTCTCGGCGCGGGAAGCCGAGGTCGCGGCACGGCTGCCATTCAGTGCTGCCCGCTCGGCAGCGTCGGCAGCGGCCTGCGCCTGCCGGGCGGCATTGGCCTCACTGGCGGCGCTGTTCTGGGCCGCCTGCACCGCCGCATCGGCCTGCCCCGATACCTGGGCGATGAACTGTTCGTACACCGAGGGACTGGGCTCCTCCTCGGTGCCGTCGGTGGGCAGGATGTCGTAGACATCGTACCGGCCCGGGCGGGTGTAAGCGGTATAGCCGCTGCCGTCGGTGGCGGCCAGCATCCATTGCCCGGCGGGCCAGCCGGTGAAGCTGCGGCCCACGGGCGCGCTGTGCGCTGCATCCAGCACAAGGGGTGCGGCAAGGGTGCCGTCGCTGTGGCGGATGTGCAGGGTGACGCTGCACCCGGCCCATTCCGCAGGCAGCTGGAACACCAGCCGGTCCACGCCCTCGGCGTTCTGTGCGCCCAGGTGCAGCCGGGCGGGCTGGGCTGTGAATTCGGTGCCGCCCAGCGTGCGGGGAGTGATCTTGATCTGCATAAAAACCTTCCTTTCTTCTTTTTGACCCCATTGTACCGGTTTGCAGCAGGGCACGGAAGTGCGGTCTTTTTTTATGGTGTTTTTTACCTTTCGGCATTTTGCTGGAAGCTGGTTTTTGGCAGAAACTGCGGAGAAACTCCCCGTTATTTCCGGCAGGAAAACAGCGGGGAATTTGTGCCGCAAAATGTCGGATTACGCATGATTGATGCGCCGGAATGTGCAAAAGAGCCCGGCGATTTCTCCCCGGGAAACAAACTTGAAATGTTAAAAAATTATGAACGAATACGACCAATTTTTTGGAAAAATTTCAGAAGGAAACGCCCGAAATCATTCTGAATCAAGGAAAACAATGTACAGATTGCACAAAAAACTATGTGAAACAATTATCAAACTGAATCGCACGGATTTGACAAATGGGCCGTCGTCTGCTAAAATAGTGCCCGCTCAACGGATCATACACACGTTGGAGCGTCTAAATTTTATTTCTCAGGAAGTAAAACGCCGTATAAAAAGACGGCCCTTTGCAGGAAAAAATGCCCTGCGCTTTGCGGGCAAAGGAAGAGCCCGCCGCATTCCAAAATGATGAAAAGAGAGGAGTTGTCTCGTATCGCTTCCGTCAAATTTCAAAAAGCATTGTCTGACCGCGCTCGTGCGGTCACACCCCGTGTGCTGGCGTTCTGCGTCATGGCAGTGAGCCTTGTGTTCACTTTGGCCGTGACCGCCGCGAATCTGCGGCTGACCTACGTCACCGACTCCGATGGTGCGCGTCAGCTGGTGGTCAGCAGTGAGGCTGACCCTGCCCGCGTCATGAGCCTTTCCGGCATTGAGGCCGAAGAGGGCGACCACGTTTACTACACCGCGTTCAGCGGCAATCTTGCCACCCTGAACATTGAGCGGGCCTTCACCGTGAACATCCAGGCCGACGGCCAGGAGTACCCGGTGAAGATGGCCTTTGGCACCGTTGCCGATGCGCTGGAGCGCGCCGGCATCACCCTGGAGGCAGATGACTACACCGAGCCTGCGCTGGATCAGTTGGTCACTGTGGGCAGTGAGATCACGGTGCACCGGGTGGACTACCAGGACAAGGTGGAGACCCAGAGCATCCCCTACGACACCCAGTATGTCTACACCAGCCTGTACTTCCGCAACACCGGCCGGGCCACCACCCTGCAGCATGGGGCGGAAGGTCAGCAGACCGTGACCACCCGCGAAAAGTATGTGGACGGCGAGCTGGAAAACAGCATGGTGGTGGATGTGACCACCACGGTGGAGCCCACCGACCATGTCGTCAAGACCTATGGTGCCGGTGCGCCCGTTTCTCCCCTGACCGGGCCGGACGGTACCACCAACGCCCCCGCCTCGTACAGCCAGGTCCTCACCGGCAAGGCCACGGGCTATTATTCCCGCACGGGCAAGGGCTCGTCGGGCCTGGGCCTGGGCTACGGCACCGTTGCCGTTGACCCCAGCGTCATTCCCTATGGCACGCTGCTGTACAT contains:
- a CDS encoding peptide chain release factor 3 → MTNREEIERRRTFAIISHPDAGKTTLTEKLLLYGGAINQAGSVKGKQSAKHAVSDWMDIEKQRGISVTSSVLQFNYAGKCVNILDTPGHQDFSEDTYRTLMAADSAVMVIDAAKGVEAQTIKLFKVCTLRHIPIFTFINKMDREARDPFELMENIEEILGIKTYPMNWPIGCGKEFKGVFDRNTRKVLAFSSDGRANGVKKVNETEAELGDAALDELLTPYLHQQLVDEIELLDGAAEEFDLDKVLRGELSPVFFGSALTNFGVEPFLENFLRLTPTPLARVDSLTGEPVDPCRDEFSAFIFKIQANMNKAHRDRIAFMRICSGKFERGMEAYHVQEGKNIKLATGTQLMAQDRAIVDEAYAGDIIGLFDPGIFSIGDTLCTGKKKVEFAGIPTFSPEHFARIEQKDTMKRKQFVKGMEQIAQEGAIQIFREVGGGMEEVVVGVVGVLQLEVLEYRLNTEYNVEIRMQQLPFEQLRWVKNDPDTYNLRDLDLTSDTKAVEDMKGNRLLLFTSDWAVRWAETHNDTLELSEFGNI
- a CDS encoding aldo/keto reductase, with translation MENLNIGRSGIEVPFLGMGTWAIGGGSWWGDNDDALSVKAIQTAVEQGIRWIDTAPIYGLYHSETVVGEALKHIDRDKVVLSTKCGLEWRHETPVLHKVVDGTAVYRDLSAQSIIEDVEDSLRRLGTDHLDVLYTHWQSPEPGLYPLEETVEAMMKLKEQGKIRAIGASNVTADLIRGYCRYGQLDVIQEKYSLLTRRIEKQLLPTCRELGVSVQAYSPLEQGLLTGRVTMETTFPEGSTRNSNPSFQPARRKQALDLLAKWDDLTGKYDCTVAQLVIALTARMIPGLHVLCGARTPEQVLDNAGALNIKLDGADAVRMKWDVDAIS
- a CDS encoding phage holin, which encodes MKKCKISPATLARTAALALALTNQVLSATGHRVLPIESAELEQLVSTGLTIATALVSWWKNNSFTPEAIEADDFLCQLKEHK
- a CDS encoding GH25 family lysozyme, with the translated sequence MFTVLDVSRWQGRIDWDTVKASGRVHGVMLRALGSRSGTSYIDPMFETNYSACIRLGIPVGIYYYSCAVTAPQRDAELALLHDALRGKRLQLPAAIDVEDARLRALTPDALSALVAGAARQLEHWGLYAMVYTYTHFADTALHMDTLAPFDLWLADYRGKRPARRHGMWQYTSRGRVPGISGPVDLSRTEKDYPALLHRAGLDRTIL
- a CDS encoding 3D domain-containing protein, producing MSRIASVKFQKALSDRARAVTPRVLAFCVMAVSLVFTLAVTAANLRLTYVTDSDGARQLVVSSEADPARVMSLSGIEAEEGDHVYYTAFSGNLATLNIERAFTVNIQADGQEYPVKMAFGTVADALERAGITLEADDYTEPALDQLVTVGSEITVHRVDYQDKVETQSIPYDTQYVYTSLYFRNTGRATTLQHGAEGQQTVTTREKYVDGELENSMVVDVTTTVEPTDHVVKTYGAGAPVSPLTGPDGTTNAPASYSQVLTGKATGYYSRTGKGSSGLGLGYGTVAVDPSVIPYGTLLYITSTDGSFVYGYAVATDTGIAVQKGQILVDLFYETYAESVINGAIQVNVYVVG